The nucleotide window GTTACGTACACAGATCCACTCTCACACGTACACATAACCCTTGTCCACATTGCCTGTGGTCATTTCCACCATGTGACATGACCCTTCCTTGCTTTACTTGGTTTTGCTGAGCCTCTGCCCTCACCCAACCCCCGTTCCGGCTTTTTCCTCATGTAGATCAATGGATTGTCCTTGGGATGGCCAGAGCTCTGCAGCTGAGTGTGGGCAGTCTCTACTACCCCTAATCCCAGCCATAATAATGGGGTCAAAGGGTTCCTCCCAAAGCTCTGTCTTTCAGCTTGGCATCCCACTGCTTTATTGGGCAGCCTGCATCTGGAGCCTAAGCCCCACTGAGAAGCTTCCTCCCTTGTCACAAGAGCCAATGCAGCACCCCATCCTAAATGCCCATAAATGCTCACAAAGGCCAGTCCTACATGTGGTAGCTATCTATTACAGGAGGGGCCCTCAGGAGGGGTAGCATTGATTACAAAAAGGTTAAGATTGATTTCATAGGTTCAGGTGTGGCGGGAAATTAGCATGTGCTGTCGAATGATGATGGCTGGGAGAATTCATGAGAAATAATGATAGAACGAATGGTATACAAAGGGACCTGTATGTCCTAGAACATGCTTTTTTGTCTTATGCACACCCACGGCCCcatcaataatgctcaatcatcccGTAATTGACACCAAGCCAGATTTGTATTCCTTTCAAAGAACACTTTATTCAGTATAATTTAGTGTAATCAGTATAAAGCATATTTTCCTCAAAAAGGAGCTGGGCAATCATGGAATGAAtcatttgtctttatttaaattgaatggCAGCCCCAGTATTGAATTGTGATTTCTGTTTCACATCTAATCAatcaataaacacacaaaaaccgaataataataataatacaaattaattataataataaaataatcatttaaatatggataaatacaatacaataaaataaaaacaagccttCAGATTAACCAGATAAATTTGACCCATAATAATTAGTCAGTAAATATTTAGGTAAGAAACAACCAACATTTTTTAAAGCCAAGGAGCAAGACATATGGGATGAACATGAATTGAATAAAGATATTTCGACAGTCAAGCATAAAGCTTTGGGCTTTCTGTTGTTTCTTGAAAACGAAATATATATCCTAAATATGACATTATAATGTCTCATTGAGCACCATATTCTACATTCaggtaataaatacataaataaataattgacccTTGCCGATTTGTACTACTTTAATAGTCAATACCTGCCCGACCCCGCCCCCTCGCTACATAAACCACGCCCCTTCGGAGTGTTTTCAGGCGGAAGTGTGCTCTAGGTTTACTTAGGATGGATGCGTTTGTTTGATGGTCACGCGCTGCAGAATTGTTGTCCGCGCGAGCGTCATTCCCGATGAAAAGGAGTGCGGACTGAAGAGGCGCGCGGAGAGAGCGTTTGTTATGTGAACATGGGCAGCTGAAAGCTCTGGATCTAGTGGAAACGAAAGGTTGGAATGGTTGCCTTATACCTCTCGCCAAAGTGTTACTGTAACTGGACTGAAGGAAGTTAAAGGGGCTTTTCAGCTTCACCACAGTAACAGAATATTGAGGGGCGCTGCGTGCTAACGAGCTACATGGGACATACTTTGAATTATTTAATTGCGGCTCGCGCAAGCGCGTTTTGAGAATAATGACGCGCAGATGGTAGACTAAAGCGCGTTCATGGAAAACGGACACATTTGCGTTTGGGAAGGTAAAAACTGACACTGTATCGAGCGCGTTTGGCCCCTCTCGTCATGCGGCGGTGGGGGAGGATCGGAGCAGGGACCTTGCAGCGGATTTCATGTTTCGCAACAATGTTAATGCCCCATACCGAGGGATTATAAGGCCTCAAAATGACACTTGGTTTACTAATGTGCACTCGAGAAGTTGCGTATAGAGTTTGTCCTGCGAATTTCTATCGATAATAACCAAAGCTGAAAGCCCAGTTCAGTCGAAAGTCATTAAACGGGAATGTATATATAAAGTATCAATTGAATAGCATCCAGCACAGCATGCCAAGTCTATGATCTGTATTGCTTGCTTGAGTTGGACAGGGTATCATTTCGGAAGCTTTCGTGTATCTTAACGCGTCTTTATGTGTGAAGTTATTTTGTGGTCCTCTGCGCAAATGGCGTCTTTCCCAGACTCCGACCTGCAAACATGTCCGCTGTGCAAGGAGCTGTGCGGCTTCTCTGCTCCGATCTCCTCCAATTCATCTACCTCCTCCTCGTCCTCCCAGACCTCCAGCTCCTCATCTACCTCATCCACCAGGAGACTGCACGTCCTGCCCTGTCTCCACGCCTTCTGCAGGCAATGCCTAGAGGGCCACAGGAGCCCAGGTGACCCGCTGAAGCTCAGATGCCCCACATGCGACCAAAAAGTGTCTCTGTCGGAATCCGGCGTGGACGCGTTGCCTTCCTCCAACTTTCTCTTCAGTGACCTGCTGGATGTGGTGGTCTCTGCTGAGGAACAGGGCAAGAACGGTCGGTCTTCATCGGTGGTCCATCACGGCGGTCTTCTGAGACCCCAGCATCTGTCAGACCCTCAGTGCAGCTCTTGTGATGAGGGCAACCCCGCTGCTTCCCACTGCCTGGACTGCCAGGAGTATCTGTGTGATAACTGCGTCAGGGCTCACCAGAGGGTCCGACTCACCAAAGACCACTTCATCGAGGGGCTTCTAGAGAGCTTACACCTGGCCAACCGCACCAACAACTCCAACACCCCCATCAACATCTCCCAGTCCTTCCACAACAGCTTCTCCATGCTGAATGTTTTCCAGGAGAGGATGGACTTCTGCCAGCACCATGATGATGAGGTGAGTTTCGTTTACCAaggattatttttttgtttggtgcattttagaattattttgtgTAGTGGTTTAAAGATTTGAGATGGCTGCTGAAGGGCTCAAGGTTCAAAGCTCATATCAAAACCGTTACTATTGTATCCACACTTTGACTGCAACTATAATAAGTATACTGTACATTACTATGGATTGCACCATCTGCTAAGTGCTACCATCATTTACTGTCAGACCTACAAAAAAGATGTCACTGCACAGATTTGTCTTCAATTTCTATTGTGAGTATGAGTCTGTTTTGTGGTGCTTATTGTTAAgaattaatgctataaattattaTAGAGATCTACCATTGTTGTTGTTTACCACagataataaattacattatggacttaaaatgtaattgtattttttaaatattataatttctgcTTTTAGTCTGTAGTAATTAGTTATATGAGAAAAACAGTTATGTATTTAACatgttatgtattttaaattattagtttattttttttatcatttttataattatgctACTAGATTATTTTTCTCCTCTAAATGGTCTCAGATTTATGAGTAAGGTTTAAAAAAACCAAAAACCACGAGTACTGAAGTACACAATTGTGAATATAGCTGCAAACACTGATCATCTCTATTGATGTTACTTCAAATTATCTCTTTTTGATAACGGCTTGTGTCATTTCAAAGAATTCCTGACTGTGCATCTGTTTGAGGGTTTTAAATAACAGGCATTTTTCCTGTTCTTTTCCTGTTGGAAGTTAGTCTGTCAGACTTTGATCACCCTGTCATGATGCTTTCTAGAAATCAgcacattctatttttttttttttttctaaccagtGTTATGGATTCCTGTGCAATATGCAGGGCAGCTGTGTGTAGAATGGCTTCAGCCATCCATATGTTTTCTAGATTGATGTGAGAGCTTTCACTGCTGCTTCAgaagttttttttcccctccaggtCTTTATCTGGGGCATGGTGTTCTCTCTTTGAGCAATGTTGTTGCCCAGTGTTGCATGAACATCACAGGCCTATAGTATATAAATTCTTATTGTGTTTGTACCTGTGGTCTTCTGGCACTGAGTTTCATGTAGGCACAGACAAGCCTTATTGTTTAGCCAGTGGAATACTACTGCTGTCAACGATAATTTACTGAGAAACATCTGAAGTTACCATTTCTGAACAAGCTTATGATTAGGCATTATACACCAatgttgtacaaaaaaaaatttaaaaaaaatattatttatatttattatatatatatatatatatatatatatatatatatatatatatatatatatatatatatatatatatatatatatatatatatatatatatatatatatatatatatatgaaatgaaagtTGTAGGGCACGAAATTCTACACAGATGTCATGGTTCGATATACACTTctgtacaacagaaaaaaaaatctactatgctctgttaaattttattttgaacagaTAGTAGTACAAATTACACCTAGTAGAAGATACTAAATATTAAAAGTGTTCTTCTGTGTTcttctgtgttgacctgatcactCTTTTGtgtattctaaaatctaaaatctggtaaaatgtacaCATTGCTCTTTTGTATTGTTGTGAAATGCTCTAATATAAAACaagtatattaatttatatagaaatatgaaataaatttattttaaatgtatagcattgTAATAAAGGCAGCAGCATGTGATAgataggacagaacaagaaagactattaataatctttgattgcgctgaaaatattataatactaaaggtGTCAGAGGCACAGAGCGCTTATGCACATCCTGTGCGCAGAATGATGTCCACATAGTTATTACAACACACAAGCTGTTCTGCTCGAggtcatcttcagttctctcttcataccagttcagtcagtgtactgtttgagtaaatgaattactccaggatattggttaaTTTTGAGTGTCagccacgtaaaaaaaaaaaaattacttgagtaatttGTGGATCAATGATTTCTGGAGACGTGTACCATTTCAAACATTTCTGTCCTATTTGGTGAACATGTTCAACCAGTTTACTAAGAAGAACCAGTTAAATTGAAccattcgttcgcaaaccggacatcactactacaaagggaagagatattTATGCATAGTGTATTAAATCTGTGCGTTAGTTtgagcctctttttttttttttcttctttttttttttttgtgtgctcttgaagagagtttcaccATTTTTACTGTAGTAACCGAACACAACCACGCAGTTTGATTGCTGAATGAaggatgacagacagccgcaGCAGCAGAAAGAAGAGTTTATGTAAACTTGAATATAATGACTTCAGTATTAATCAGTGAACTATGTAACCGCTTTAACACTTGAAATATGTGCACGAAAatgttttggtgctttataatgtttttgtgcctttcgtgGGGCTCAGCAATAAcacaatatcggatttggatcggACCGATACCCGATCCCcagaaaatgccagtatcggagCCGATACCGATCCCAAATATCGGGTCGATGCAtccctaaatattaataaattatgatatatttaatatttaaccattATTTTGGCCTAAGTTTCAGtacttaaattaaatgtatgcatttagcagatgcttttatccatagCGACTTACTGTGCATTCAAGCGATCACTTATTGACAACTACTTATTGTAAAATTAGGAGATTCACGTTTATACTTTTGCACAGAACACAGTTAGCTTGTGTGCTACACTAATATATACTTCTCAGGCATTACTCGCTAGTACTTTTACATCCATGATTTCATAAATTGAAAGATTTTTaaggtctgtttttttttgttttttatgttttatttttaagatttcatGTGTGCTCAGTGTGCTCTCTTTAAGCTCTTCCACATTGAACTTATATGTAAATACTTCATAAACTTACTTTAAATATTAACTGATGGTTTCAACTTTTAAGTAAATTGATTTTATATAGATTCTGTTAACTCAGATCTGCAGACTGGCGCTGACCTTTGGCAACTTCTTTGAACCTTACCAGACTGTAAATCTGTGGAAAATTGGGGGGGAAATAGTTTCCATCCTGAAGAGACTGTAGGGAAGTTGACATCCATTTAATAAGGTGCTTCATAAGGAGTCTAAATTCTGTTCATGCCcatgaatgaaatgttttattggtttgtctatttgatttttgaatgttttactTAGCTGAACGTGGACTAGTATAGActttgaaatatgattaaatgACACTTCATTATGAATATATAACTGATCAAATTGATGCCTTTTTTTGTGATTGactttgtatatgtaaaaaaaaaatattttttctttaaaaaggttTTTAGGTTTTAAGAATTTGTAATAAAACACGATGTGATCTTAATGGGAATGGGTGCTTAAAGGGTGCAGACATGTACGCATTAAGCACAGCCAgactttttgcatttaatgatgtATATCTTAATTgaaatgcttttgtcatttacaatatatttaatatttttgtgtgagaGATTAATCTTTTATTCTAACATAACATTTTCTACTGAAACTAATATCTTGTGCTCTGAAAATGTCTTAATGTAGAGTTTGGTGAGCTTAATAGGTACGGTTACCCTAAAACAAAAGCATTCAATCTTAAGcagaacaaacagaaaacaaataatgcagAGCGTGGCAATTACAGTACATACACTCGAGTCTGCCTGTTTATCGTGTTTATATTGTCTCACATCATGTTAATGTAGAGAAAAACAATATCCATATGAAAATTGGCTCATCAGTATGATAAAAGCATAACCTATACATGTTCCACTGACATTATGAACAAATTAACCTGTGGTTTAATGGCTAACTGGTGACTAAGATGACATAATTCATTGTCATGTTTATTTGTAGACTGCTGAGCATAACCTGATCTCCATTAAATAGTGATCTCAGAGGCCATATAGATTTTTGTATATTCAGAGGATATTTACCATTTCATTCCTCAAtaggaggagggggggggggtctctTGCTTGGAGGTTGTGTCTATGGAATGCTATGACATCAGTTCCTAGAAGCCACCTGGGAGACCGGTGGGATTCTCAATCATTGTCTACACCTCTGTCTGTCTGGTTGGTCTGGTTGGAGTTAAACGATCTGGCCGTTAGATGCTTTTTACATTCCTGTTTCTCTGTGCATGTGTTCGAGGCAAAGAAATCCTTCAGGTGAAAGGACAAACGGTATTAACATCCAACTCAATTCTGCTCCTGAAGCAACTGagtttacattttaacacattcgtcatcatgacttttttttttgctcaaaccCACTTAAACAATgaaatagaatttttattttttttgtgaacctGCAGATGTTAAACATTTTGTGCTCCTAAGCAAACCTAACCTATAATCCTTGTTCTCCTCTTTAATTAACGGAAGGACTAATGGTGTCCATCTCTTTGTTTGAAAGTAATTGCCTTTGCATTATTCATGCACTGTCCACAGTTTGCAACATCGAGTCCTTTTGTCATGTAAAGGATTGGTCtattaggctgcatttacactttaAGCCTAATGaccagataatatatatatatatatatatatatatatatatatatatatatatattattttttttttttttttttttttttttcgacatcttttcttttttgtttcacttaagacataattGACTGTGAATGACAAAAGACGTCTCTCTAAATGAATGTGCACTGTACACACATAACACAGCGTGTGAGTGAATGTAGTTGTCTGTTGCGTCTTGTTTAAATGGTTTGTTCAAATGAGATTTAGCCTGCATTTTACTCCCCCCTCAAAGCGTCCTAGTtgcatgtgactttcttcttccaaacgaatccaatcggagttgtattaaaattagggatgcacagaTAGGACTTTTTGGGGCtgatacaatacatattttaataaacacttaTTGGCTGATTTCGATACAGATATGTCACTTCCTCTCTTATTTGATATTTTGGCATGGAAGTAGATGCCATTTTGGTAATGTTTTAAATCAGCAAAGTTCAAAAGCACCTGCTCAAATTATATTAGCAGTTTTATTGCTGCATCATCAAATAATTTGCAATGAACATGGATTGGATCCATTTAACATTCAGCAGGCCTACataaatacaacagaacaaagatacatattaaataaacagtgCTTGTTAGGTAGGTTTAAcagttttcaggtacagaaataaacaaatgtaaactaACTTCACTGTATTAAATGCGTATGAatcctttaatattttttgtaagtttaaatatatatgagATCTCCTTTACTAAGGCGGTATTTGATTAGCATTAAAGTGCTTACGGCAGGGCTAGGATTATGCAACTGACATACAGCTCAGTGCCTTCACAGTTAATGAATAAACCATTGGTTCGTTATATCTGCATTTTTCCTTATGTAGCCGATATGCTGTTGGTTGTAAATTGAGGAAAAATCGGCGAATAAATATCGGCGGGCCGAAGGCGGTGCATCcctattaaaaattgtcctggcccCTCCAAGTGTTTCGatgggggtaagcgggtgttgATTGTCAAtagttcagaagatgtgaaataaagtgcatgcatccataataaaacgtCCCTCCCACAGCTCCGTGGGGTGAATTagggcctcctgtagtgaatccatgcatttttgtaagataactatccatatttcaaacattataaacacttttttttttcatcacttcTGCTATCTGTCATATGCAGAAGTTAGTGACAAATGCGGAGATCAAAAATCTTGTtcatgaattagaagcacaaaacgaggatttgtaaagggaaattttttataaaagctgAGAGGAGATTTTTGTGCCAGGccagtttttaatataaatcatacacataattttataaaatttaacaaaagtcacatacacctaggatgctttgagggtgagtaaaacacaggctaattttcatttttgggtgaactaaccctttaaagggcacctattatgcaatGCGTGTTTGCAGTGTATGAACACAACCACCCTAGAATGATAAAAATCCCCCCACTCCTTGTTTTTGAATCTCCAATAAATCAAgagtcatttttacattttacatttttcatgctCCTTGTGTATATATCTCAAAGGCGGACGAAAAGAATATGGAGAATATTGCCCAACACTAATGTGCAATGTTGTGGTATctcattgtgttttttgtttttttttcttctttttttttttgtaacattgacCATTCCAAGATGGCGAACGTGTCGATGTGTCTGGAGTGGTCAACTGGCATCTTCCTGTACAAATCTATGGATGTCAGTTGTGTGCAAATATTTGTCCCAGATATTTAGTTTGACATGACATAGAAACTAACTTTAAATCATTGGATATTAAGAATAGTGCTTAGTTTGTGTCATATGTGCCACATTTCTGCCTGTGCCTGGGTAGTAGTAAAGCATGGGGAATCATAATATCTAAAAAACTTGTCTTCTTTTGCTTAAGGCTGTGGGTTAAGGGTCATCCCAAATGGATAGAATGAATTCTGTGTGGGATTAGTTGGGTCAATAAAGTACCATAGAGACCAACCCCTACACTGCTCACTCTTGTGAACTATCCATCATTTTTGTGACATGAATGCAAATTCCTTTCTGGAGTCAAAAATGAAATTGATTGGCTGGACATCATTCATGTTTAAATATCATGTGATCATCCTTTCTTCTGGCCCATGCTGAGAGCTAAACCATGATAGAAAATATTGAAatcaaaagtcagaattgtgtgggCTGcggaaaattattttaaaatagaaactttaaaattattgtttttttaaattgtcatacTATTTCTAGGGCTGGTCcaaatacaatttttgtttttagatttgaaGCTTCGGTAGTAATCAACACCGAATATTCAAACTTCGGAGGGAGGGggctgaacattttttttttctctaataaaggcaggaatatctgtgtgtctgtttgcatTTATAATATGTTGAGAACCATTCATCCAATCAACTTCATGCGTGGCGGGTGCAGTGTTGCATTTTGGTGAAACATGAACCCACAACAGTTTCTGAATTAATCAACTTTTATTAAAGTACAgaatagggctgtgcgatatggacaaaaaaacctatcacgatttttttgatcaattttgcgatttcaatttcaatcacgattttgacacacacatacatgctttacagtcataagtgcattcagtataaatttatttcatatttcaaataaattcatgtttcaaacatatttccaaaagaaaaccaatgagagctttatcaaatgtCTCTAAAACAGAcgtaagtcaaaataatcactaagatgtcaaacaaaatgtctagacgtatggaaaaaaaaggctttttttttctttttctttttttttgccatgcattggtcataaagctcactgtagcggtgcctcaggtgttatgttttgcccaatatatttattgcctaAGGTTCACATGTACTCagtctgcagtgtgtatacagtaagttgtgtacgcggttcagaagcagcaacgagagcgcattattggaacgcaaaagcacattaaaataatgtgcaaGCGCGAATCTATCCACTCGCACCAGTGATGCGTGAGTCAgtgtattaataacccgcacccgacctACGTTTTCAACTGCAACTCGGAccccatttttaaaaagcagtaaatgctcatcgtagcgtcattgggccataggaaaataggcaaaactaactaggcaaaaaaaaaaaaaaacttaatattttatcattttgtcatgaattattaaaaaatcatcagtaagctcataatttgtactaaaatagtctaatctggctatgtctatttgtatgtttctgcaaggtcagcagacattGATGCTCGAgtttgttccgatcagagctcATGAGTGGAGAGCACATTTCTGAATATCCCGTAGGGTCTtgctcaacccagaatggcctgctggttcataacttactgtatatgcaaggagtcattttattgtttagtaataaactggtctTTTCTGTGTTcatgcaaagatgaagttgacaatgcagactcgccatgaacgccagagagaaatgcacatttcatatggattacatcatccgagagtagcccatttattttggtttgaatattttttttcaaaagaaaacatttcaagcCTTCTGTgattatatagcctatatttctcaaatctgtgaggcacacgctgagtttcggcaccctccagttcacatgcaatgcaactGATCGTGCCGGTGCCTTATTACGTTGTCTCctaggctatatatttgcttcttatttattaaatagtgttggcctatgtatttaaaaaatgtgtctagtactatataaatgacaaaggtttaattggcaattttatttaaaaggacCCGACCAACTGCGACCCGAAtatcagtaaaaatatttttggatgactcgtaacggCGGGCGACCGCAGGAACCGCTCGTTTTGGATCAACCCGTGCATCACTAAATTTtctttgctctgttaacaaaaccagattGGTGTGCTCAGATCATAGACCGTATAAGGCTCAGATATATGCTGTCttacaacgtgtctcctctcgctcaacctgtgtcctgtgcactgacaactctctctgtgctcacgCGCAAGATATGAaatcttttcgcacctttctatttataaacttttctgttctcatctttttaccgcgtgcagtgtgaacattcTGTTCCATTAACATGGGAGGTCGGGGCCgcagaaaatcgtgctataaagcgatttagaaatcgtgcacactcaaatcgcgattttatttcgattaatcgcacagccctagtacAGAAAAGTGCAAGCCAGAAGCGGCACACCTCACGTGGGCAGGACTTATAAGCTCCGAGAACGAACACTGCACTAGTGATATAAACCACACAGGTCTGTTAAgagcaatacttttaatattgacaaattattattattaggctgggctacaggacttaaaaaaataataataattgtctacCGTATTTGCAAGTATTTTCAAAGCAAATTAAGTGCACGTTTTTATCATGTGTAAAATGACTGATTAACATGGAGgataaaaacagctttttttttacaccagCAATATACTATAGGCGTACTACTTACAGAACTCAATGTTCTGTGTGCTTGATGTGTTGTTGTGATAGACCAGTTTCAATTCGCATATCTGGCACACTGCTTTTGTCTTGTCCTCACTCAATTTAAAGTGCTTCCACACAGCTGAGGTctttttgtcttctcttccagatgaACTGAATCATAACGTTCATGATGTTCACTTAAGCAGTTTTTCCACTATCGGGCCGAATGGTTCTCTTTGCTTAACCATTCCATTCCATGCCGATCCAAGCCAGTCAGCACCGATACGGTTTCATTTTCCACTGTGGTGCTGATAATGGAGCTCTTTGGAATGCAATATAAATGCATCAGTCGTGGTGAAATTTCGTCATATGAAATACAAATTCTTACAGTTATGACGAGGAATGGAAAAATGACCAAATTATCAGGTTTTACACAAATTACAACTCCCTCAGCTGTAAATATGACCAAAGTCTACTTGCTCATAAGCAACACATCAAAGTTCTGTTATGCTGATCTAATGCTGTGTTAA belongs to Carassius auratus strain Wakin unplaced genomic scaffold, ASM336829v1 scaf_tig00019984, whole genome shotgun sequence and includes:
- the LOC113076336 gene encoding E3 ubiquitin-protein ligase TRIM71-like, which codes for MCEVILWSSAQMASFPDSDLQTCPLCKELCGFSAPISSNSSTSSSSSQTSSSSSTSSTRRLHVLPCLHAFCRQCLEGHRSPGDPLKLRCPTCDQKVSLSESGVDALPSSNFLFSDLLDVVVSAEEQGKNGRSSSVVHHGGLLRPQHLSDPQCSSCDEGNPAASHCLDCQEYLCDNCVRAHQRVRLTKDHFIEGLLESLHLANRTNNSNTPINISQSFHNSFSMLNVFQERMDFCQHHDDEVLRFFCDSCGVPICRECSLGRHAGHSFTYLQEALQDSRALTIQLLADAQQGRQAVQVSEQLQSLIHQHKHLLAVLREISVFSLPAV